The genomic region GAAAATCATATCAGGGTTGCTGAATTAGTTTTGGAACGTGCAATGCGTCTTGTTGAAGATAAGCAAGATGTGGTAATTTTACTTGATTCTTTGACTCGATTGGCAAGAGCATATAACTTGGTTGAAACACCAAGTGGAAGAACCTTATCTGGTGGGGTGGATCCTGCTGCATTGTACAAACCTAAAAAGTTCTTTGGTGCAGCACGAAACGTTGAAGAAGGCGGAAGTCTTACAATTTTAGCAACCGCATTGATTGATACTGGAAGTCGAATGGACGATGTAATTTATGAGGAATTTAAGGGAACTGGAAATCAAGAATTGCAATTAAATCGTACATTAGCTGAAAGAAGAATTTTCCCTGCAATTGATCTTGATAAATCTGTTACTAGAAGAGAAGATTTATTATTACCTACTGAAATGCGAAACGCTATTTGGAAGTTAAGACGTGAATTAATGACTAATGATTTAACACAGGATACAGCAGAAGTGTTAGGCATGTTGCGTCATACAAAGGATAATGAAGAGTTTATTGCAGAAATTAACAAAATTAAGTCAATTAGGTAATTAAAAATAATATTGCATGCATAATTATTTCATGTTATCATGATATCTGTTATACAACATGAATTTAACTCTGGCTCAGCAAATGAACCAGGGCAAAGGAGCGAAATTAAAATGAAACAAGGAATTCACCCAGATTACCATAAAGTTGTATTTATGGATTCATCAACAGGTTACAAGTTTTTATCTGGCTCAACAGCTACATCAAACGAAACTGTTGAATGGGAAGATGGTAACACATATCCATTAATCCGTGTTGAAATTTCAAGCGACTCACACCCATTCTACACAGGTAAACAAAAGTTTACACAAGCAGACGGTGTTGTCGATCGTTTCAACAAAAAATATGGCTTTACAAACAAATAAAGGATATTTTTCAGACTGCAAATTATCAATTGCAGTCTTTTTTGTTATAAAATAAGATATAGGAATATTTATATATTCTATTTAATAATGATTTTATAGAAGGGAAGTTAGCGCTATGTCAGTTAAAGAATTAACAGATAGTAATTTTGAAGAAGAAACAGCTAATGGAATTACATTTACAGATTTTTGGGCAACTTGGTGTGGTCCATGTAGAATGCAAAGCCCTGTAATCGATGAATTAGCCAAGGAACTAGATGGCAAGGTTAAATTTACTAAGATGGATATCGATCAAAATCCTAATACTGCAACTGAATTAGGAATAATGTCAATTCCTACAATGGTTATTAAAAAAGATGGCAAGATTGTGGATTCAATTGTTGGATATCATGATAAAGCACAATTAGAACAAATTATTAATCAATATCTTTAATATGAGGTGTCACAATGGCTGATAAATAT from Ligilactobacillus cholophilus harbors:
- a CDS encoding type B 50S ribosomal protein L31; its protein translation is MKQGIHPDYHKVVFMDSSTGYKFLSGSTATSNETVEWEDGNTYPLIRVEISSDSHPFYTGKQKFTQADGVVDRFNKKYGFTNK
- the trxA gene encoding thioredoxin, which produces MSVKELTDSNFEEETANGITFTDFWATWCGPCRMQSPVIDELAKELDGKVKFTKMDIDQNPNTATELGIMSIPTMVIKKDGKIVDSIVGYHDKAQLEQIINQYL